The segment AGAAATATTGTGTCATAGGGAACTGTTCTAAGACTCTTCCTGCTCCTCCgcctcttccttttcttctccatctccctgcttttcttcttccttttttttaaaaagaaaatatttatagtgACCATataagaactgaaagaaaacataacCAGTCTTGAaatgcagagctctgcttttaCAACTGTTCTATTTCTAGTAATTGCAATATTCTTTGAGATTCAAAACCAGAATTAATGTATAGAGTTTTTAATTTCAACATGGCAAAGCTTTATTTTGGTAATAGGCACATGCTGGAAATTAAGAACCCTCTATTTAAGGAGGTTAGAACACATGGTTAAGTTGCAAATGCTCCTTTTAGATGCTAAAATCAAAATGAGAACATGAAATATGTGTAAATATGGCAAAAAgtttagtatttttaattatacaCTTTCCTGGAGAGGTAAACAACTGAAGATTCATGGCACAGGAACCAGACTCCTGAATTACCTAAAAATCGTCTGGAATCAGATAATATAGTCTTGTTTCTATCTCAAAAGTtcttatttctctcttttatgCAGGAGAAATGACACAATTGAAGACAACAGCCCTTTGCTTCAATCAACAGTTATCTGAAAGCTTGAATTTGTAACTCAGACAACAATCTGTGCTTATCCTCTTTCTACACTAAATGAAGCTCTACTCTGAAAATCAGCTGGAAATTGCATTGtggctcctctgctcctcttccaGTGATCTCTCGTCCAGAGGCACTCCCATGTGTATAAATCCGCTTTATCTCAATCTGCCAGCCCGTCACAAACTGCTCAGACTGCAAAAGTGATGTGGATTTCCTCCAAACCAATCAAAGAATCAATAATGAGCTTTCAGTCAGGACTGCAGGTTGTACATGAGCAgctcctttgtttttcttttcaggctCCTCCTGTCTGTGCAGGAGTCacacctgagctgctggagtgaaATCCTGCTTCAATATTTGCTTGGGCATGGAGCTGTTGGAATCAGATTCCTGGTTTCAattgttttttgggggaaaacaTTGCATTAGAGAATCACTCctgcaaaaccagaaatgtaATACAAACATCTGTGGATCAGAAGTTCTTATGCCAAAGGAATATTTCCTCTCTGGGCATTTTCCCCCAGGAAAGGTGTCTTTTTTTATCTCTGACACAGGGCCAGGAGAGCCCACAGACAAGCCACATCTTTCAGATATTACCAACTTCCATCCAAAATTCAAGTCAATTAccttttacaaggaaaaaaatgattaTTTCTCTTGCTTGAAGCAGTTGTTGGTGGTGCCAGGGTACAACTAACCAGGCTTGATGGCCTCACCAGCCTCTCCAGGAACCCTGCACTTTGCTCATGGGTCCAGGAGCTTTAGGGTCAGGAAAACAAatcctgggaggagcagctgagggagctgggggggctcagcctggagaaaaggagactcaggggagacctcactgctctgtacaactccctgacaggaggggcagggacaggaggagaggaaatggcctcaaattgcaccaggggaggctcagcctggagattggaaaggaaatttccctggcagagtggtcaggccttgggctgagctgcccagggaggtttgcagtcactgtctgtgggagtgctcaggaggagtctggaggtggcccttggggacagggtttgggggatgctggtggggctggggtggcactgggtgatcctGAAGGTTTGGACAAAGCAGAAAAGTGTTTGAGGATTTGCACCTGAGGCTTATAAATTCTCACGAGGGAAAAAATCTTTATGGGCAGAACTGCCTAAATTGTCAGAACTAATCTTTCACTGAAAATGCAATCACAGCATGGTGTCAGTCAGTGATTATCAAAGATAGACTTGCCATGGGAGTCCTTGGCAAATTTTATTGAAAACTCTCTGACAGacaatttctcttttaatgATTAAAGGCCCATCTTTGTTCCCAGTCAATAACACCACAATAGGACCAATCATTATCTCTAGCAGAATACAACTGTGGTGTATTTACTTTCATAAATAAGAATTTTCCAGCTTTTGAGTGAAGCAAAGGGACTGAAAAGGAATCAAATACACACAAACCAAAGATGATAATAAAATATCCAGATATACTATACCCCTGTTGTTGCATGTTCTTCCTTGCCTTCCTACAGAAGAAAATGgtaaaaaagataaattaaagaaagaatatCAGAAAtcagagagggaaaacacagcagaagttAAACACTGAATTTAGGAAAATTATGTGGAATTGACTGGATTCATTTGGAGATAATTTTCTCCAAATTAACTCACAGAACACATTCAAGCTTAACTTTTATGTTGGAAAAGGACTATAAAATCATTAAATTGAGCTCCCTTTTCCTCAGTTACTTCCAATCAAAACTGCTTCATTGGCTAGCAAAGATTTggagctgggttttgtttgcttgttcaGGTGaagtttttgtgggtttttttggtaactAGCTGGTCTACAAAATGAAAGTATAATCAGAATTATAGAGTCTTATCTATGCTATATATCATCATTCAGAATCTGGCTTGTGATTCTGTTAAGTGTTGTAGGCTGCAACAGATGCCTTGGCTCAacagggaataaaaaataatgcaagCTGGTTTTAGACTGTAGATTGAGCAGACGTGATGAGagagataaaaaagaagaaaaaaaaaagaaatgtacaAAGTGAATAGAATTTAATGTTAGATCCTAAGCTGGCTGTTGGAGGGAAAGAGCTAATCCTACACaaaatcccaaagaaaagaGGCAAATGTCACAGTGCCACACAGAAGGCAGAGGGGTTGATTTGAGTTCTCATGGAATGAGTTAAGGGAGTGAGTTGCAGTGCCAGGGTTTAAATATGGCCTAGGGAATTGCTGAGACAGGATACATTATAATATGATTTCtgaacatgtttttaaaataattttgcccTGAAGGGAGCCTAAACTGTACTGAAAACTGATTTAACTGGGAcaccacttaaaaaaatattctgactTCCAAGCTTAAATCTGAAGTCAAAGTCAGACTGTGAAACTACAGAAAATTTATTACCAGCACATCGAGTGACCAGCAGGGTCCATGtgagctggagctcagcctTCTCTTCAAGAAACTCAAAACCAAAGGGACAGACAAAGTGAGAATGGGAGGCACTTCATCCATTCAGCCAAAAAGCTGGAGCTTCTGGAATTCTGCATGTCCCAGGAAGAGCCTCCTGAAACCTGCACCCTCCCTGCTGAGACAGCCCCAGTTGgttctgttttctctcctgtgctcctggcaaaggctgagggaactTTATCTCTTCCAAGACTCTTCCAGAATTTTTCCACAGCGCTGACATTTCTCCTGCAAAGTCACTGGAGAAAAGCTGGCTCAATCACACCTCGCAAATGGGAGTCAGTTTTTGAGATGGTTTGAAGCTGTGCTAAATAAGGCCAAAATTCCAGTACCAAAGTCCCACAGGCATATTAATTCAGCCATAGAACATAAAACTGCCATCTTTCACTTTTTTGTGTTGAAAATACCTCTATCCTTTGGGACTTAACATCCAGTGGAGATACTCTGATGGCAATCTGGCAGCCTTTGAGCATATTTACTTTCCTGAAGCCCTGCTCAGCTAAGGAAATGgtatttttacttccttttctaAGCATAAAATGAGATACAGAAGCAAAAGGTGGAATTCATCTCGCTGTAGCTGCCTCAGAGTTGCTCTTCTCATCTAACCCCTTCCTCTGTGTGCTGTCTGTAGAGAGTGAGTGAGAACAGCAGAATTCCTACAGAATGATTCATGCCATCCCAACAGAAGTGATAATTGGGATGAACTATAGCAAGGCAGGCAGATGCCACGGCACTGAAGCGATTTGTCCTGGCTGACACGGGAAGTGGGTGGTGGAACAGGGcaaaaagtgttttctgtgctctctcctctgcctctcccctccctgaAAAAACTGCACAGAAATCTATTTTCCACTTGTGGCTCCAATCCTTTCTGTGAGAAGTGGAGCAAGGTGCTGGTTGTATAGGAGGGTACTGCATGATGTCAGTGCAAAACCTCTCCTACACAGCTGCTTGACACATTTGCAGACAAATTCCAGGGTTCTGCTCTCATTTGAAATACATTAAAGCAGAATGCCAGCCACAAGGGCAAGGCACCCGAGCCAGGCTGCAGTTTTGGCTTCTCTTATAAGCCAAAAAGAGAAGGAGTTTGATGGCACTCACCAGTTGAAATTCACAGCAACGTGAAAAGTGCTtggatatattttttccttacagaGGAATTTAGTTCCCACTGAGGGCTGTCCCTCCTCATCACTGTTTTGAAATTGTGAGTGGGACCTCCCAGGGGCTGAGATGTGCATGAGGGAGTGTAAAaggggcttttccagcctaacAGTGGCTGGATCAGTCACTATTAAAAAGGGAAGTGGGGAAAAGTTTCTCTGGAGAAATATTGCAcctagatgaaaaaaaaaaaaaaaaaaaaaccaccaaactcCATTTGTTCTGATCTTAAATGTAAAAGATGATGAATTTGTGCTGGATATTCCCCAGGGATCATCTGATCTCCAAACACAGAAGAACCTGACAAGTGTGAGTGCTTGATGCAGCAGAAGACCTGACTCCCTGAGAAGAGTCAGCATCCAAATAAACCCATCCTTAAACAACAACCTGAGCTGCAGTGTGAGATCTGTAATACCAGAGCAGGAGCaagcagaaagggaaatattGGCTTCCCtttctgcactgcccaggggaTTCTGCAAGGCCTGGAGAAGTCCCTGTCAGATCTGCAGCAAACATTTACAACCAGATTTATGAGCACTGCACATGCTGGCTGTTAAGAGGggcaatttatttattttttttttacaacgGCAGGACTCAGATGTCTAGTCCTAAATTATCCTCCATAACTAGACTCTGGTTCCCAATGACCAtcaagataaaataaaaaagcctctGGTAACAAGTGGCAAAAGGCAGCTGCTGTTATTCAAGAATCAGAACAAAATTCCCTGGAGTTTTATCCAGGTTTCATCCAGATTTCATGTCATCCtgatatcaaaaaaaaaatacatccaaAAGACATTCTGCAATCAGTCACCCCAGGGCATGTCAGGAGGGCTTGTGGGTTTATGTTTCATGTGCTTAGCACAAGTAAAACCCTCAGATcacaaagagaaaggaaaaattacctGTTGACCTCCTTCTGGAGGTGTCTGGTCAGACTGAGCCTCTTCAGCAGCCCCTTCATCTGCCTTGTCTTCTGTGTGTGCCTCAGTTTCATTCGTGGCATCAGATTTTTCATCCTTGGAATCAGATTTATCTTGTGTGGATTCTGATTTCTCCTCTGTGGCATCAGACTTCTCCTCTGTGGCATCAGATTTTTCCTCTGTGGCATCAGACTTCTCTGTGGCATCAGACTTTTCACTCTCCTGGCAGCAAAGGGGAAGACATGGTAAGCTTCAGGGCACATAACCAACAATTCATTTCTATAAAATTCTTGAGTTTCTTATTTTGGGAAagtgttttttctatttttgcttcaGCTCTCAAATGAAAATATCCCTTTTAGGGGgtatttctgctgtgaaaagaaCACTTGCTGGCATGTTGGCCAGGTGGGGTTAGTGTGAGGAAAACATGAATTCAAGCACTTCTCAGCATAGCAGGTTCTCTAacttttttctggaaaattcaATAGAAACCAAAGTTCACCCTGATGGCACATTTGagcttcagggaaaaaaacacctttttccaCCAGCATGAATTCCAATTAAACATCATCCAAAAGctcctggaaaacagaagtaaCAAAGGATTTCACATTCAGTCTCTCAACTTTCTTGCTTCAAAACATCAGGAAACTCTTTCCATATCCATCAATCAACTCCATTTATTCCAGCACCATAACCAAGCACCTCCTGGGAGGTTCTTTATTTGACAAACATCCTGGTGTCCCTTCAGCTGGGTGGCTGTGAAAGGTCACAGTGGCTCCCACACTGTGTCAGATAAAAGGAAGCCTCAAGTAGAACAGCAGAAATATGATGAAGTGCAAAGTCACCTTATTTGAGACAAGCAATTCTGGGTCAGAGATTAGAAAGTGATTTTTCTATTGCACTTTAGGAGCTCATTAGTTAATGATcatcaaggaagaaaaaggtggATGCATTTAAATGAGCATGGGATAACTGAGCCATGGGTGTGATGTGACAATGAAAGAGGTAAAGAAAATGTGATCCTCAGATGCCTGAGGTGAGGTAAAACCACCTCTGGGTTGCTCTGTGCcatcccagtcactcaggctcaagaaaaagaaacttagATTGGAATGGGTGCAGAGAGGGCTACAGGAGCACTGAGGGAGTGGAGAGCCTGTCTTATGAAAGggtgacaaaaaaaaagcttcattgCTTTAATCTATTGAAAGTGATGCTGTGAGGGGATATGGTGGCACTCCCAGAATAGATCAGAGTAAACATCAGACAGGGATAGGATGAGTGCTGAGGGAGATGCAAAACGAGTACAAATTAgctatgaagaaaaaattttaatCATCATCAGTGGGAGATTTTGGAAGGGATCTGTATTAGAGAAGGTGAGGTAAAGGACtttattaattaaaagaaaacttgaCCCCTTCTGAGAGCTGTTATCTGGAGTGGTTCCTCTGGCACTCAAAGGGGTCCTGTCCTGTGTCATCCTGAGTCTCACACGCTTTGGGAAGAGCATTTTTCTCCTGAGAGGAGAAAAactccttccccatccctgtgaCCAAGTCCTTACAACTCAGCCACCTGCTTGCTTTGgggtttgctgcttttccatcatTTCATTTGTCTCTACAGTTAAACAGAAGCCCTCAGTCATGTTCCCCTGTCCTTTAAACTTCACAAGTCCTCCTCCAGTGTCCCCATGATGATTTCCTCAGCCAGTGCACTCATCCTGGAGAACAGGGCACATCTGGCTGCCTTTTGTCCCCAGAGCTGACTGGCTGAGTGCTGCCTGAGGGATCTTTGTCCCAAGATGTGCTGTGGGACATCAGAGATGTCCTCCTGCTGACAAGCTCTGCTGGATGGGGACAGAAAtgacagaaaggagaaatgttAGGAAGCAGATATCACAGCAGTTTGATGTTTTTGCTGGAACCTGACTGCCTGTAAGTCTTGGTGCTCTTTTAGCAATTTTCTCCTGCATTGTGGAAAGCCAGTTTTACATCTAAGTCACTCGCAGTGAAAAGAAGAGTGGGCACAAAGGTCCCTAAGTCCTCCTTCCTCTGGaactggagcaggagctgatccAGACTAagactttaaaaagcaaaacgTTTGTACCTCACACCAGTTTCACACTCTGTCACACAGCTGCACAAGTGTTTCTGCCAGCACGTGGGGGATGCTCGGGGAGAGGAAtgagcagctgggagggagcagaaggagccagaggaaggaggagggagaaaagacgatttctttttctggcatTATCGTCTCATTTCAAGTACACATAAAACTGTAGGCTCACTGCATTCTGATGCTGGTGGCATTGTTATTAAAAACACATCTACAGAGACATTTGTTCACCTTGGTTTATTGTTTACTTTTTCCCAGAAGCCAAAAAATACCTGAAGATTAAAATATGTAGTAACACAAACAAACATTGACTTTCTCTTGTGCAGCACTGTGttaatacattattttcttaAGGAAATGGCAACTTCTGACAGATAATTTCTTTGCAGAAGTTCCTCAAATGAAAAGAACAGtgttaatgaaaattaaattaatagaTCACTGACcatgatttgggttggaagggaccttaaagatcatctcattccaaactccttgccatgggcagggacaccctccactagaccttgttgctcagagccacatCCAAAGTGGTCTTGAAATTGGttaagtatttattttcagcacaaatattaacatttcattaaaatccatGCTACTCAGTATTTTTGGCTGGGACAATAAACACATAAGGACCACAGAGAGCATCCTAATTAAAATGACCCTATCATGTGAATCCATCTCAGATGAATCACATATTTAGATCATAAGGCACAAAAAAGAGTTGTAGCTAAAAAAACTAAACTCTACAAGCAGCATGTTATCAGccagaacacacacacatacacacacagagttctTGTTAATTATATGGAGAACTCTGACATTCAGAATATCAGCGCTACACTGGCTCTccatagaaacacagaatttaattttcagcgAATTCAAAATGAAGTACCATTTCTAAAGATTGGCTGACAGgtcattttctctttaaataaaatgcacagaGCACAAATTTGTAATTCAAAGCAGATTTAGCAGAAGCCTTCTTCCACTAACTGAAGCTTGAGTATCTACAAATTTGGGGAAATCAAGACTCTGGATATTAAGATCAAGAATAGTGAGATTAAGGCTTCAAGTATGCATAATATTTGAAAACAGACCCTCACCTCACATAAATCACTGGGTTCACTGAGTCAGACTAAGCATAAAGGTGGTgccagctttaaaaaaaaagtacccAACTTTTGAGGCAGCTGAGATTGACACACTTGACCCCAAACTACACTGATTATAGCTCAGGTCTCCACATGTATCCCATTGGGACTACTCAGGCCACTAAACCAAGATTAAATAGGATCTCACAGAAATCTAGCACAAATGTGAGTGATTTATGGGTCAGGCATCAGGCACAGCTGCCCTTAAATCCCAGCCTGCCCTGAACCCTGTTTGGAGCTTATCTAGACCAGGTATTCCTTCAGGTGAGGAGTATTTGGTATTAATAGATTAAATTACTTATTAACACAAGCACtacctctgctgcttctctcaggCACAACAAGCAgttctgctcagccctgctgaatGATGctttagaaaacacaaaaaccatTGTAGTGAGGAGGCAACAGAAGAGAGGATGATGTGAGCTAAGAGACCCTTGCTGAAGCACCACAAATATGGATTGGTTTCCTGCAAAGTCACTGAATTTTATGGGCACATACCAAGTCCTTGGTAtgataaaatcacagaatcagagaatgacagaataatttgggttgaaagggaccataaagatcatcttgttccacaggcagggacaccttccactattccaggttgctcagagctccatccaaactggccttggatatttccagggatggggcagccaccatttccctgggaaaCATTTTCTAGTGCATCACTACCCTCACAGGAAGGAATTCCTTTGTAATATCTAATCTTCCTCTCTCCAGattgaagccattccctggctcctgtccctgcagcccttggcaattgtctctctgcagctttcctggggctccttcaggccctgcaaggccaccctgagctcagcccagagcttctcctgcccaggctgagcaatgccagctgtgccagcctttcctgccagcagagctgctccagccctctgctcatcctggagcctcctctgggctctctccagcagctccacgtcctccctgtgctgggaattccagggctgGATGAGGCACTTTTATATATGGAATATACTGATATATAGAAACAACAGAACAAGAGAATCTGCAGAACTGATAACTAATACGGAGTGTATTTTGCACTCAGCAATGGCAATGAATTGGCAATAAATTTAACTACAAGGAGTTTGTTGGGAAGTTATAATTTGTTGAGGGAGCCCCAAAAGGTTCATCTGCTTCCtcagagggaaggaaataaGCTCAAAACA is part of the Prinia subflava isolate CZ2003 ecotype Zambia chromosome 3, Cam_Psub_1.2, whole genome shotgun sequence genome and harbors:
- the SH3BGR gene encoding SH3 domain-binding glutamic acid-rich protein produces the protein MVIKVFVATSSGSTAIKKKQQEVVGFLEANKIDFQQMDIAGDEDNRKWMRENVPGEKKPQNGIPLPPQIFNEERYCGDFESFFSAKEENIIYSFLGLAPPPGTKESEKSDATEKSDATEEKSDATEEKSDATEEKSESTQDKSDSKDEKSDATNETEAHTEDKADEGAAEEAQSDQTPPEGGQQEGKEEHATTGEEEKQGDGEEKEEAEEQEES